In Ramlibacter sp., the sequence CGCGCGGTGTCAAAGCACAGGTCCTGCGGGCCTGGCAGGAAGCCGCCGCGGCTGCGGGTCCAGTTCATGGTGGTCTCAAAACGCGGGGCGAAGCCATCGGGCACCGCGCAGGCCCAGGCCTTGCGTGCCTGCCCCATCAACTGGGCATACGGGACCAGCACCACCGTGCGGGCGGGATGCGCGCCACGCCCGCGCAGCAGCTGCGCCACATGCCCCATCAGGGCGGCCAGCGAGCCCTGCGCCTGATGGTTTTGCGCTATCGCATCCATAGCACGCGGGGCCTCTTGCACGGCCTGTAGGGGGACTTGGTTTCTGTCACAATTCCCCCACTTTAGCTGTACCGCCAACTGACATCCAAGGAACCACCATGGCCAGCGACCTCATCAAACATATCTCCGACACCAGCTTCGAGGCCGATGTGCTGCAGGCCGGCAAACCCGTGCTGGTGGACTACTGGGCCGAGTGGTGCGGCCCCTGCAAGATGATCGCGCCCATCCTCGACGAAGTGGCCGGCACCTACGGTGACAAGCTGCAGATCGCCAAGATGAACGTGGACGAGAACCGCGACATCCCCGCCAAGTTCGGCATCCGCGGCATCCCCACGCTGATGCTGTTCAAGGATGGCCAGTTGGCCGCCACCAAGGTGGGCGCCATGAGCAAGGCGCAACTGACCGCGTTCATCGACCAGCAACTGGCCTGAACGCATTGCGACACAAAAAATGACGGGGCCCTCGCGGCCCCGTTTTCACGTGATTTTCCTGTCATAATTGTTCTCAGTTCACCAGCGCGCCCCGGGCGGCTGGTTCGAGTTCCAGGTCTGTGAGGCTCCTCTTGCCTCACATCCCCCCTCCCCCAAGACTTTCCCAGAACTCCCCCAAAGGGGTCACTCCATGCACTTAAACGAACTCAAGGCACTGCACGTGTCTGAAGTCCTCAAGCAGGCCGAAGAGCTTGAGATCGAAAACACCGGCCGCATGCGCAAGCAGGAGCTGATGTTCGCCATCATCAAGAAACGCGCCAAGGCCGGCGAACAGGTGTTTGCCGACGGCGTGCTCGAAATCCTGCCCGACGGCTTCGGCTTCCTGCGCAGCCCCGACACCAGCTACACGGCCAGCACCGACGACATCTACATCTCGCCCAGCCAGGTGCGCCGCTTCAACCTGCACACCGGCGACATGATCGAGGGCGAAGTGCGCATCCCCAAGGACGGCGAGCGCTATTTCGCGCTGACCAAGCTGGACATGGTCAACGGCGGGCCTCCGGAGCAGAACAAGCACAAGGTCATGTTCGAGAACCTGACCCCGCTGTTCCCCAAGGAGCAGATGAAGCTGGAGCGTGACAACTTCAAGGGCGAGGAAAACATCACCAGCCGAGTGATCGACATCATCGCTCCCATCGGCAAGGGCCAGCGTGCCCTGCTGGTGGCCCCGCCCAAGAGCGGCAAGACGGTGATGATGCAGCACATCGCCCACGCCATCGCGGCCAATTACCCCGACAGCTACATGATGGTTCTGCTGGTGGACGAGCGGCCCGAGGAAGTGACCGAAATGCAGCGCTCGGTCAAGGCCGAGGTGATTGCCTCCACCTTTGATGAGCCCGCCGCCCGCCACGTGCACGTGGCCGAAATGGTGATCGAGCGCGCCAAGCGCCTGGTCGAGCTGAAAAAAGACGTGGTGATCCTGCTGGACTCCATCACCCGCCTGGCCCGCGCCTACAACAACGTGGTGCCGTCGTCGGGCAAGGTGCTGACCGGCGGCGTGGACTCCAATGCCCTGCAGCGCCCCAAGCGCTTCCTGGGCGCGGCCCGCAACGTGGAAGAAGGCGGCTCGCTGACCATCATCGCCACCGCGCTGGTCGACACCGGCAGCCGCATGGACGAAGTGATCTTTGAAGAGTTCAAGGGCACGGGCAACAGTGAAATCCACCTAGACCGCCGCCTGTACGAAAAGCGCGTGTTCCCCTCGATCCAGCTCAACCGCAGCGGCACCCGCCGCGAGGAACTGCTGCTGGCCCCCGAGATCCTGCAAAAGACCCGCATCCTGCGCCAGTTCATGTACAACATGGACGAGATCGAGTCCATGGAAATGGTGCTCAAGAGCATGCGCGCCACCAAGACCAACGTCGAGTTCTTCGACATGATGCGCCGCGGCGGCTGATCCGGCTCCAAGTCCTTGATTTAATTGTATAATCGAGGGCTTTTTGCGGAAAGTAGGCTGGACGGTCCGGCCCGGCTCCCGCAGCTGACTCAAGGAAGATCATGAAAGAAGGCATTCACCCCAATTACCGCGAAGTGCTCTTCGTGGACCTGTCCAACGGTTTCAAGTTCGTGACCCGTTCCTGCGTGAACACCAAGGAAATGGGCAAGACGGACGACGGCCGCGAGCTGCCGCTGTTCAAGCTGGACACCTCCAGCGAATCGCATCCGTTCTACACCGGCACGCAGAAGTCGGTCAACGACATGGGTGGCCGCGTCGACAAGTTCTTCAAGAAGTTCGGCAAGCCCGCGGGCAAGACCGAAGAAGCCGGCAAGACCGCTGCCTGATAGGCCGCGCTCCGCCAGAGCCAGGGCAGCCCGGGTCACCGCGCTGCCCTTTTTGTTGGTCCGTCGCGCCCGCCGCCGGTGGATCGCCCCCCGATACAGGGGCTCATAATTCCCCGCGTGAACCAGCCTACCCCTGCCATCGTGACCCAGACCGCCGTGCGCCGATTGCCGCGGCTGGCCCTGGTGCTGTTCTGCCTTGCCTACGTCTTGCCCGGCTTCATCGGCCGCGAGCCCTGGAAAAATGCCGACATGACGGCGTTTGGCTACATGGCCGAACTGGCCTCTGGCGCGGCCCACTGGCTCAGCCCCACGCTGTTGGGCCAACCCCCTGAGTTCGACGCGCTGCTGCCCTACTGGCTCGGCGCCTGGGCGATTCAGCTCGCCCCCCCTTGGGTACCGGGTGATTTCGCGGCACGCATCCCGTTTGCGCTGTTGCTGGCACTGACCCTGGTGGCGACCTGGTATGGCGTCTACTACCTCGCCCGCAGCCCCCAGGCCCAGCCCGTCACCTTTGCATTTGGCGGCGAAGCCCAACCGACCGACTATGCCCGCGCCATGGCCGACGGCGGGCTGCTGGCGCTGATTGCCTGCCTGGGCCTGGCACAGCTCTCCCACGAAACCACGCCCGCGCTGGCACAGGTGGGGTTCACCGCGCTGAGTTTCTATGCGCTGGCCGCCACCCCCTGGCGAACCTGGCAACCCGCGGTGGGCCTGGTGGCCGGCCTCGCGGGGCTGGCGCTCAGCGGCGCCCCCACCATGGCCCTGCTGTTTGCCGCGGGAGGAGCCACGCTGTCGCTGCTGGACCCATCGCCCGAGGCCGACGTGAGGGCGCGCAGCCGCCGCTGGGCCGGCTTCGTCCTGCTCGTGGCCGTTGGCGTGGCCGCACTGGCCTGGACGCTCGATGCCTTCCACTGGCGCGTCGGCCAGCCATCGGGCGACTGGCGCAGCCTGGCGCGGCTGCTGCTGTGGTTCACCTGGCCTGCCTGGCCCCTGGCCTGCTGGACCCTGTGGCGCTGGCGCCGCCAGCTCGGCAGCCGGCACGTGGCCCTGCCACTGGTCTTTGTCGCGGCCTCCCTGATCACCACGCTGGTCACGCCGTCGTCCGACCGCTCCCTGCTGCTGGGCCTGCCCGCGCTGGCCGCGCTGGCCGCCTTCGCGCTGCCCACGCTACAACGCAGCGTCGCCGCCTTGATCGACTGGTTCACCCTGCTGTTCTTCAGCGGCTGCGCGCTGGTGATCTGGGTGGTCTGGATCGCCATGCAGACGGGCGTGCCCGCCAAGCCGGCCGCCAATGTTGCCCGGCTGGCCCCGGGCTTCGTGCCCAGTTTCTCCATGCTGGCCTTCGTGGTCGCGCTCGCGGCCACCCTCTGCTGGGCGTGGCTGGTGCACTGGCGGGCTGGCCGGCATCGCGCCGCGATCTGGAAAAGCCTGGTGCTGCCGGCCGGCGGCGCGGCGCTGTGCTGGCTGCTGCTGATGACGCTGTGGATGCCATTGCTGGACTACGCGCGTGGCTACACGCCGCTTGTCAGGCAGGTGGTCCGGCAGACGGGCGGGGCCGACTGCCTTGAAGTCCATGGCCTGAGCCGTGGCCAGATCGCCGCCCTGCAGTACCACAGCCGGCTCAAGTTACGCCCCGTCGGACTGACGCCCACCTGTTCCTGGCTCGTGGTGGGCGCCAGTTCCCTTGACGCATTGACCCTTGCCCTGGACATGCGGCGCTGGGCGCTGCAGGCCAACCTGCACCCTCCGGCCGACGCGGCCGACAACGTCCTGCTGTTCAGGCGCAACAGCCCGTGATAATGACTGCATGGCCAAATTGATCGTCCGCCCCACGGCGTCAGCCGACATTGCGCCACTGCTGCGTCTGCAGGCGCATGTCTACCCGAGCATCGCTCCCTGGAAACAGGACCAGCTCGCCCATCAGATCGAACTCTTTCCCGAGGGCCAGCTGGTCGCCGAGCTCGATGGCCGGATCGTCGGCTGCGCCAGTTCGCTGGTGATCCTCTGGGATGAATGGGCCGACGAACACACCTGGAGTGAAATCACCGCCTCGGGCACGTTCGACACCCACACCCCCCAGGGACTCACGCTCTACGGCGCCGAGGTCTTCGTCGACCCGCGCCTGCGTGGCAAACGCGTGGGCCACATGCTGTATGAGGGGCGCCGCAAACTGTGCAAGCAGCTGAACCTGCGGCGCATCATCGCCTGCGGCCGCCTGCCCGGCTATGCGGCCGTGGCCGACCAGATGTCGATCGAGCTGTACGCCAGGAAGGTGCTGTGGGGCGATCTGTTCGACCCCGTGCTGAGCTTCCAGTTACGCGAGGGATTCAGGTACTGCGGTATCATGAAAAACTATCTGCCGGATGACCATGAATCCAGTGGCCATGCGTCACTGATCGTCTGGATCAATCCGGACTATGACCCGTCGCAGGGCACCGCGCTTCAACGCGCTGCAAGCGGCGCAACGGAGTCGCCCCCATGAGCCAGCAACACCCCGACCTTGCCAAGGACCCGGCGCACAAGCCCACCCAGAACACGGTGCGCATCGCGGCGGTGCAGTACCTCCTTCGCTCCATCAACGACTGGAACGGTTTCGAGAACCAGGTGCGCTTCGTCATGAAGGCCGCGGGCGACTACAAGCCGCAGTTCGTGGTGTTTCCCGAGATCTTCACGACCCAGTTGCTGTCCTTCATGGACACCAGCGATCTGCGCCGCGCGGTGCGCAACATGAACGACTACACCTCGCGGTACGTGGACCTGTTCACCGAGCTGGCCGCGCACTGGGGGGTTCACATTGTCGGCGGCAGCCACCCCACCATCACCGATGGCCAGTTGCTCAACACCGCCTACCTGTTCACCCCCGGTGGCAAGGTGTTCACCCAGGACAAGATCCACCTGACCCGCTGGGAAAAGGAGAAATGGAAAGGCGACCCGGGGCACCACCTGCGCGTGTTCGACACCCCGCACGGGCGCATCAGCATCCTGATCTGCTATGACATCGAGTTCCCCGAACTCTCGCGCAAGGTCTGCGAACAAGGGGCCGACATCATCTTCGTGCCGTCATGCACCGACGACCGCCAGGGCTTCTGGCGGGTGCGCTACTGCTGCCATGCGCGCGCGATTGAAAATCAGGTCTACGTGGCGGTGACGGGCACCGTGGGCAACCTGGCCGTGGAAGGTCTGGGCCTGCATTTCGGCCAGGCCGCCATCATCACTCCCTCGGATTTTCCGTTCGCGCGGGACGGCATCGCCGCCGAGGGCGTGCCCAACATGGAGCAGATCGTGATTGCCGACGTGGACCTGGGCAAGCTCATCAGCAACCGCGTCAACGGCACCACCATCCCGCTGTATGACAAGCGGATCGACGTCTACGACAATGATGTCGAGGTGATCACGACGCGCTGACCCCGGCCTCCACCGCAGCAGGCGGGGCCGGCGCCACCACGGCGCGCACACGGCTGGCCGGAAACAGCAGTGTGAAGGTGGACCCTGAACCCGGGGTGCTGCTGACCTTCAGTTCGGCGCCATGGCGCTGCATCACGTGCTTGACGATGGCCAGGCCCAGGCCGGTGCCACCGGTCTCGCGCGAGCGGCTGCGGTCCACGCGGTAGAAGCGCTCGGTCAGGCGCGAGAGGTGCTCGGCCGCAATGCCGGGGCCCGTGTCGCGCACCGTGAACTCTCCCCGACCGTCGCCCAGAATCTGCCAGCCCGCCTCGATCCGCCCGCCCGCGGGCGTATAGCGGATGGCGTTGCTCAGCAGGTTGGACATGGCGCTGAGCAGCTCGCTGGGCGAACCCGCCAGTTCGGCAGCGGGCGCCTTGGTGAAATGCATCTCGTGCGGCCGGGTGGGCGCGAGCAGGGCAGACAGAGAGCGCCCCTCCTGCTCGCACTGGCTGAGCAGCACCGCCAGGGGCGTCCATTCGGCACTGCCCGGGGGCGGGCTGCCCTCCAGCCGCGAAAGCGTCAGCAGGTCATTGACCAGGGTCTGCATGCGGTGGGCCTGCTGCGCCATCAGGCCCAGATAGCGCCGCCTGTCGTCCTCATCCAGCGGCAGGTTCTGCAGCGTTTCCACGAAACCCGCGAGCACCGTCAGCGGCGTGCGGATCTCATGCGACACATTGGCCACAAAGTCACGCCGCATGGCTTCCGCCTGCTCCACGGCCGTCACATCACGGCTGAGCAGGAGCCGGCGGTTGCCTTCGTAGGGGTGGACCTGCACCGACAGCCGCACCGGCGACGACGCCGCCGCGGCGCCGCTGAGCACCACGTCGCGGCTGTAGTTCCAGGAGGCCAGGTAGGCCGCGAATGCCGGCTCGCGCACCAGGTTGCCGATGTACTGAAGATGGTCACGTTGGGCGTCAATGCCGAAATGCGTGGCCGCGGTCTGGTTGCACCATTCGATGCGGGCCTTCTCGTCCAGCAGCACCACGCCGTTGGGTGAATTTTCCAGTGCCACCAGAAACTCCTGCAAACGCGCCTCGCTCAACCGCGCGCGGCTTTCGCGCTCGCGCAGCAGCCGGGCGATCCGCTGAACCAGTTCCCCCCACAGGCCGCCGCCCGGGGAGGCCAGTGACGGCACGGCGTCGGCCCGCAAGGCGGCCATCAGGCGATGGGCCCGCCAGTAGTCGAATGCCAGCCGGGCCACCACCACCACAAGCGCGCCCAGCGCCGCGTATTCAACACCAAAAATCTGCCAGGCCCCCGCCGCAACTGCACAGGCCGCTATCAAAAGAAGAGCAAAGCGGATGATCATGGCCCTACGTTAGCACGGCCTCCCGGCCACACCCTCACACCTGGGCGGTCAGCCGGTAACCCGCTCCGCGCACGGTCTCCACCATGGTGCCCGCGGCCCCCAGGGACTCGCGCAGCCGCTTGACATGCACGTCAACCGTGCGCTCCTCGATAAAGACATGGTCACCCCAGATCTTGTCCAGCAGCTGGGAGCGGCTGTGCACGCGCTCGGAGTGCTTCATGAGGTAGTGCAGCAACTTGAATTCCGTCGGGCCGACCTTGAGGGCCTGGCCCTGCCAGGACACGCGGTGGGTGGCCGCGTCCAGCGTGAGCGCGCCAATGGCCACGCTGTCACTCACCTGCTCCGGCGCGCGGCGGCGCAGCACGGCGCGGATGCGCGCCAGCATTTCCTGGGTGGAGAACGGCTTGGTGATGTAGTCATCCGCGCCGGCATCCAGGCCCGCAACGCGGTCGGGTTCGTCGCCACGCGCGGTCAGCATCAGGATGGGAATGCCACGGGTGCGCGCGTCGGCACGCCATTTCTTGGCCAGCACAATGCCGCTCTGGCCCGGCAGCATCCAGTCCAGCAGGATCACGTCGGGCAGCACGGCGTCCATTTCGCGCTGGGCCGAGACGCCATCTTCGGCCCAGACCGGCTGGAAGCCGTTGTGGCGCAGGTTGACGGCAATCAGCTCGGCAATGGGCGATTCGTCTTCAACAATCAGGACGCGGGGCTGCAGGCTCATTGGGAAACAGGGAACAAACTCATTGAACCGCGGATTCAACGTTTTCCATGGTCGTGTGACGCACATCGGCGCCCTTGACGATGTAGATGATGAATTCTGCAATGTTTTTGGCGTGGTCGCCAATGCGCTCGATGGCCTTGGCCAGGAACAACAGGTCCAGGCTGGCGGAGATGGTGCGCGGGTCTTCCATCATGTAGGTGATGAGCTTGCGCACGAAGCCGTCGAACTCCTTGTCGATCAGGTCATCTTCCTTGAGGATGGACACGGCCGTGGTGGTGTCAAGGCGCGCGAACGCGTCCAGCGCCTTGCGCAGCAGGGCCGAAGCCATGTCGGCCGCGACGCGCAGCTCGGATGATGGCAGCGACCGCGAAGAACCACTCTCGATGATCGATTTGACCATGCGCGCGATCTTTTCAGCCTCGTCGCCCACCCGCTCGAGGTTGGCCGTTGTCTTGGAGATGGCGATCAGCAGGCGCAGATCGCGCGCCGTCGGCTGGCGCCGCGCGATGATGGATGACAGCTCGCGGTCAATGTCCACTTCCATGGCATTGACGCGGGCCTCGGTTTCCATGACCTGGCCGGCCACCTCGGCGCTGAACTGCGACAGCGCGTAGATGGCCTGGCGGATCTGGGACTCCACCAGGCCGCCCAGCTCCATCACGCGCGAGGAAACGCCGTTGAGCTCGCTGTCGAACTGGGTGGACAAATGCTTATCGGGCATGGTTGCTCCTGATGATTTTCCAAAATGACTTTCCGGGCAACACGTCGGGACCGGCTTTGCCAGGCAGTTGGTGCTGCCCCCTCAAGGGGGAGGCGGCCGCAGGCCGCTTCGGGGCTGTCATCCGAATCTTCCGGTGATGTAGTCTTCGGTTTCCTTGCGCTTGGGCTTGAAGAACATCTGTTCTGTCTCGCCAAATTCGACCAGGTCGCCCAGGTACATGTAGGCGGTGTAGTCGCTGCAGCGAGCGGCCTGCTGCATGTTGTGCGTCACGATGACCACGGTGTAGTCGCTCTTGAGCTCGGCAATCAGTTCCTCGATCTTGGCGGTGGAGATCGGGTCCAGCGCCGAGCAGGGTTCGTCAAGCAGCAGGACTTCGGGCTTGATCGCAATGCCGCGAGCGATGCACAGCCGCTGCTGCTGACCGCCCGACAGGCTGGCGCCACTCTGGTGCAGCTTGTCCTTGACCTCGGTCCACAGCGCGGCCTTGCGCAGCGCCCATTCCACGCGCTCCTCCATGTCGGTCGCGCTGAGGTCCTCGAACAGGCGCACGCCAAAGGTGATGTTGTCGTAGATCGACATCGGGAACGGCGTGGGCTTCTGGAACACCATGCCGACCTTGGCGCGGATCAGGGCCACGTCCTGCTTGGAGGTCAGAAGGTTCTCGCCGTCCAGCACCACCTTGCCCTCCGCGCGCTGTTCGGGGTACAGCTCGTACATGCGGTTGAAGATGCGCAGCAGCGTGGATTTGCCGCAACCCGACGGGCCGATGAAGGCCGTCACCTTCTTCTCTGGGATTTCGAGGTTGATGCCCTTGAGGGCATGGAACTTCCCGTAATAGAAGTCCAGGTTCTGGACCGATATCTTGGATGTTTCTGCGTGGGTGGTCAGGGTATTCATGTCGTTTCTTTCGGTCGCGCCACGCGCATCAGGTCTTGTTGCGGGTCAGCACCCGCGCGAGGATGTTCAGCCCCAGGACCGCCAGCGTGATCAGGAACACACCGGCCCAGGCCAGCTGCTGCCAGTTCTCGTAAGGGCTCATTGCAAACTTGAAGATCGTCACCGGCAGGCTGGACATCGGCTCACCGAGGTTGGAAGTCCAGAACTGGTTGTTCAGCGCGGTGAACAGCAGCGGCGCGGTTTCGCCCGCCACGCGGGCCACGGCCAGCAGCACCCCGGTCACCACCCCCGCGCGCGCCGCGCGCAAGGTGATGCTGATAATGACTTTCCATTTGGGCGCGCCCAGAGCGTAGGCGGCCTCGCGCAGGCCGGGCGGCACGAGGTTCAGCATGTTCTCGGTGGTGCGGATCACCACGGGAATCACGATCAGCGCCAGCGCGATCACACCGGCCCAGCCCGAGAAGGTCTTGAACCGCGTCACGATCACCGCATAGACAAACAGGCCGATCACGATGGACGGCGCCGACAGCAGGATGTCGTTGACAAAGCGGGTCACCTCGGCGAGCCAGCCCTTCGGGTCGTATTCGGCCAGGTAAATGCCCGCCATGATGCCCACCGGGGTTCCCACACAGGTGGCCAGCGACACCATCAGGAACGAGCCGTACAGCGAGTTGGCGATCCCGCCCACCTCGTTGGGTGGCGGCGTCGACTGGGTGAAGGTGGCGATGGCAATGCCGCCAATCCCCAGGCGCACGGTCTCAAACAGGATCCACGCCAGCCAGAACAGGCCGAAGGCCATGGCCATCAGCGACAGGGTCAACGCGATCTGGTTGACGCGTTTGCGCGCGTTGTATTTGGTCTGGCGGGTGGCGGCCAGATCGGCCGCCGCCAGAAGCCGTTGTCCGGTACCGGTGCTCATGACTTGGCCCCTTCGTTCTTGCGCAGCTGGGCCAGCAGCAGCTTGGAGAAAGTCAGCACCACGAAGGTGATGAAGAACAGCACCAGGCCCAGGTAGATCAGGGCCGACTGGTGCAGGCCCTCGCCCGCCTCGGCGAACTCGTTGGCCAGCGCCGAGGTGATGCTGTTGGCCGCCTGGAACAGCGACAGGGTGTCCAACTGGTTGAAATTGCCAATGACGAAGGTGACTGCCATGGTTTCGCCCAGCGCGCGGCCCAGGCCCAGCATGATGCCGCCCACCACGCCCGCCTTGGTGTAAGGCAGCACCACCTTGAAAACCACTTCCCAGGTGGTGGCGCCCAGCCCGTAGGCAGACTCCTTGAGCAGCACGGGCGTGACCTCGAAGACATCGCGCATCACCGAGGCAATGAACGGAATCACCATGATGGCCAGGATGATGCCGGCCGAGAGAATGCCGATGCCCACGGGTGGGCCCGACACCAGCGCGCCCAGATAAGGCACGCCGGCAAAAAGACTTTGCAGCGGTTGCTGCACATAGGTGGCCAGGATGGGGCCAAACACCAGCAGGCCCCACATGCCATAGACGATGGAAGGGACCGCGGCCAGCAGCTCAATCGCCGTTCCCAGCGGCCGCTTGAGCCAGGCCGGGGACAGTTCCGTCAGGAACAACGCAATGCCAAAGCTCACTGGCACGGCAATCAGCAACGCGATGAAGGACGTCGCCAGCGTGCCGTAAATCATCACCAGCCCGCCATACTCGTCCTTGACCGGATCCCAGACGCTGCTGGTCAGGAAACCCAACCCATACTTGGCAATGGCCGGCCAGGCCCCCGTGATCAGTGACAGCAGAATGCCGATCAGGAGGCCCAGGGTCACCAGGGCGGCCCCCTTGGCGGCCCAGCCAAAGAGCCGGTCAGCCAGGGAGCCGGCCCGCGCGGGCCTAACAGGAGGAGGAGTGGTCATGTCGCGCACCGGCCCCTTGCCGGCAACCGTGCCGGCGAGGTGAAAAGGAGCCTCTTTGGCGGGAAGTGTAGAGGACACGCTGGAGGCCCTTCAGGTCGGTTGGCGAAAGTGGCTTACTTGTAGGCGACGGTCTTGCCCGAGCCGTCCTTGATGCCATCCCAGGCCTTGGCGATCTGGGCCTTCACCACGTCGGGCATCGGCACGTAGTCAAGGTCGTCGGCGGTCTTGTCGCCATTCTTGTAGGCCCACTCGAAGAACTTCAGCGAAGCGGTGGCCTGGGCCGGCTTGTCCTGGGTCTTGTGCATCAGGATGAAGGTGGCACCGGTGATGGGCCAGGAATCCTTGCCGGGCTGGTTGGTGAGGATCTGGTAGAAGCTCTTGGCCCAGTCGGCACCGGCAGCGGCGGCCTTGAAGGCCTTGTCGTCAGGCGACACGAAGTTGCCTTCGGCGTTCTGCAGCTGTGCGTAGGTCAGCTTGTTCTGCTTGACGTACGCGTATTCGAGGTAGCCGATGGAGTTGGGCAGGCGACCGACAAACGCGGCCACGCCTTCATTGCCCTTGCCACCCGCACCCACGGGCCAGTTCACGGCGGTGCCCACGCCCACCTTCTCGCTCCACTCCTTGTTCACCTTGCTCAGGTAGTTGGTGAAGATGAAGCTGGTGCCCGAGCCGTCAGCGCGGCGCACGGGGGCAATGGCGGCATCCGGCAGGGCCAGCGAGCCATT encodes:
- the pstB gene encoding phosphate ABC transporter ATP-binding protein PstB produces the protein MNTLTTHAETSKISVQNLDFYYGKFHALKGINLEIPEKKVTAFIGPSGCGKSTLLRIFNRMYELYPEQRAEGKVVLDGENLLTSKQDVALIRAKVGMVFQKPTPFPMSIYDNITFGVRLFEDLSATDMEERVEWALRKAALWTEVKDKLHQSGASLSGGQQQRLCIARGIAIKPEVLLLDEPCSALDPISTAKIEELIAELKSDYTVVIVTHNMQQAARCSDYTAYMYLGDLVEFGETEQMFFKPKRKETEDYITGRFG
- the trxA gene encoding thioredoxin TrxA, coding for MASDLIKHISDTSFEADVLQAGKPVLVDYWAEWCGPCKMIAPILDEVAGTYGDKLQIAKMNVDENRDIPAKFGIRGIPTLMLFKDGQLAATKVGAMSKAQLTAFIDQQLA
- the pstC gene encoding phosphate ABC transporter permease subunit PstC, with product MTTPPPVRPARAGSLADRLFGWAAKGAALVTLGLLIGILLSLITGAWPAIAKYGLGFLTSSVWDPVKDEYGGLVMIYGTLATSFIALLIAVPVSFGIALFLTELSPAWLKRPLGTAIELLAAVPSIVYGMWGLLVFGPILATYVQQPLQSLFAGVPYLGALVSGPPVGIGILSAGIILAIMVIPFIASVMRDVFEVTPVLLKESAYGLGATTWEVVFKVVLPYTKAGVVGGIMLGLGRALGETMAVTFVIGNFNQLDTLSLFQAANSITSALANEFAEAGEGLHQSALIYLGLVLFFITFVVLTFSKLLLAQLRKNEGAKS
- the phoU gene encoding phosphate signaling complex protein PhoU gives rise to the protein MPDKHLSTQFDSELNGVSSRVMELGGLVESQIRQAIYALSQFSAEVAGQVMETEARVNAMEVDIDRELSSIIARRQPTARDLRLLIAISKTTANLERVGDEAEKIARMVKSIIESGSSRSLPSSELRVAADMASALLRKALDAFARLDTTTAVSILKEDDLIDKEFDGFVRKLITYMMEDPRTISASLDLLFLAKAIERIGDHAKNIAEFIIYIVKGADVRHTTMENVESAVQ
- the phoB gene encoding phosphate regulon transcriptional regulator PhoB; the encoded protein is MSLQPRVLIVEDESPIAELIAVNLRHNGFQPVWAEDGVSAQREMDAVLPDVILLDWMLPGQSGIVLAKKWRADARTRGIPILMLTARGDEPDRVAGLDAGADDYITKPFSTQEMLARIRAVLRRRAPEQVSDSVAIGALTLDAATHRVSWQGQALKVGPTEFKLLHYLMKHSERVHSRSQLLDKIWGDHVFIEERTVDVHVKRLRESLGAAGTMVETVRGAGYRLTAQV
- a CDS encoding GNAT family N-acetyltransferase, which gives rise to MAKLIVRPTASADIAPLLRLQAHVYPSIAPWKQDQLAHQIELFPEGQLVAELDGRIVGCASSLVILWDEWADEHTWSEITASGTFDTHTPQGLTLYGAEVFVDPRLRGKRVGHMLYEGRRKLCKQLNLRRIIACGRLPGYAAVADQMSIELYARKVLWGDLFDPVLSFQLREGFRYCGIMKNYLPDDHESSGHASLIVWINPDYDPSQGTALQRAASGATESPP
- a CDS encoding carbon-nitrogen hydrolase family protein; the encoded protein is MSQQHPDLAKDPAHKPTQNTVRIAAVQYLLRSINDWNGFENQVRFVMKAAGDYKPQFVVFPEIFTTQLLSFMDTSDLRRAVRNMNDYTSRYVDLFTELAAHWGVHIVGGSHPTITDGQLLNTAYLFTPGGKVFTQDKIHLTRWEKEKWKGDPGHHLRVFDTPHGRISILICYDIEFPELSRKVCEQGADIIFVPSCTDDRQGFWRVRYCCHARAIENQVYVAVTGTVGNLAVEGLGLHFGQAAIITPSDFPFARDGIAAEGVPNMEQIVIADVDLGKLISNRVNGTTIPLYDKRIDVYDNDVEVITTR
- the pstA gene encoding phosphate ABC transporter permease PstA; amino-acid sequence: MSTGTGQRLLAAADLAATRQTKYNARKRVNQIALTLSLMAMAFGLFWLAWILFETVRLGIGGIAIATFTQSTPPPNEVGGIANSLYGSFLMVSLATCVGTPVGIMAGIYLAEYDPKGWLAEVTRFVNDILLSAPSIVIGLFVYAVIVTRFKTFSGWAGVIALALIVIPVVIRTTENMLNLVPPGLREAAYALGAPKWKVIISITLRAARAGVVTGVLLAVARVAGETAPLLFTALNNQFWTSNLGEPMSSLPVTIFKFAMSPYENWQQLAWAGVFLITLAVLGLNILARVLTRNKT
- a CDS encoding type B 50S ribosomal protein L31 — protein: MKEGIHPNYREVLFVDLSNGFKFVTRSCVNTKEMGKTDDGRELPLFKLDTSSESHPFYTGTQKSVNDMGGRVDKFFKKFGKPAGKTEEAGKTAA
- the phoR gene encoding phosphate regulon sensor histidine kinase PhoR; this translates as MIIRFALLLIAACAVAAGAWQIFGVEYAALGALVVVVARLAFDYWRAHRLMAALRADAVPSLASPGGGLWGELVQRIARLLRERESRARLSEARLQEFLVALENSPNGVVLLDEKARIEWCNQTAATHFGIDAQRDHLQYIGNLVREPAFAAYLASWNYSRDVVLSGAAAASSPVRLSVQVHPYEGNRRLLLSRDVTAVEQAEAMRRDFVANVSHEIRTPLTVLAGFVETLQNLPLDEDDRRRYLGLMAQQAHRMQTLVNDLLTLSRLEGSPPPGSAEWTPLAVLLSQCEQEGRSLSALLAPTRPHEMHFTKAPAAELAGSPSELLSAMSNLLSNAIRYTPAGGRIEAGWQILGDGRGEFTVRDTGPGIAAEHLSRLTERFYRVDRSRSRETGGTGLGLAIVKHVMQRHGAELKVSSTPGSGSTFTLLFPASRVRAVVAPAPPAAVEAGVSAS
- the rho gene encoding transcription termination factor Rho, whose protein sequence is MHLNELKALHVSEVLKQAEELEIENTGRMRKQELMFAIIKKRAKAGEQVFADGVLEILPDGFGFLRSPDTSYTASTDDIYISPSQVRRFNLHTGDMIEGEVRIPKDGERYFALTKLDMVNGGPPEQNKHKVMFENLTPLFPKEQMKLERDNFKGEENITSRVIDIIAPIGKGQRALLVAPPKSGKTVMMQHIAHAIAANYPDSYMMVLLVDERPEEVTEMQRSVKAEVIASTFDEPAARHVHVAEMVIERAKRLVELKKDVVILLDSITRLARAYNNVVPSSGKVLTGGVDSNALQRPKRFLGAARNVEEGGSLTIIATALVDTGSRMDEVIFEEFKGTGNSEIHLDRRLYEKRVFPSIQLNRSGTRREELLLAPEILQKTRILRQFMYNMDEIESMEMVLKSMRATKTNVEFFDMMRRGG